The following proteins are co-located in the Meiothermus sp. Pnk-1 genome:
- a CDS encoding winged helix-turn-helix domain-containing protein, with amino-acid sequence MRPKAKIWLEREDGSYLMGPGAIHLLRAVAEAGSLKGGAKRIGMSYRKAWAQLKEAEATLGFPLLQRHSGGEGGGGSTLTPAALDFLERYERFCQGALRDLEARFQDSFADWGRTLSR; translated from the coding sequence ATGCGCCCCAAGGCCAAAATCTGGCTCGAGCGCGAGGACGGCTCCTATCTGATGGGGCCGGGGGCCATACATCTGCTGCGGGCGGTAGCCGAAGCGGGGAGTCTCAAAGGCGGCGCCAAGCGGATCGGGATGAGCTACCGCAAGGCCTGGGCGCAGCTCAAAGAGGCCGAGGCAACGCTGGGGTTTCCCCTCTTGCAACGGCACTCGGGCGGGGAGGGGGGTGGCGGCAGCACCCTCACCCCGGCGGCGTTGGACTTTCTCGAGCGCTACGAGCGGTTCTGCCAGGGCGCCCTACGCGACCTCGAGGCCCGCTTCCAAGACTCCTTCGCCGACTGGGGCCGTACCCTTAGCCGTTGA
- the ychF gene encoding redox-regulated ATPase YchF yields MLGVGIVGLPNVGKSTLFNAITKAGALAANYPFATIDKNVGVVSLSDPRLEALQQLFIKGERVPPIVPTHVEFVDIAGLVKGAHKGEGLGNQFLANIREVAAIAHVVRCFADPNVVHVAGQVNPLDDLETINTELALADLSTLEKRLDKLRKTARVDKDDKALLEVLEPLLAHLSAGKPARTFQAADPELLQKAAREMSLLTYKPVIYVANVAEEDLPDGARNPYVAQVKEYAAQESADVVVVSAKIEAELAELSEEEAAEYLKALGLEESGLNRLVRVAYRTLGLITFFTAGEKEVRAWTIRQGTKAPQAAGEIHSDLERGFIRAEVIDWRRLVEAGGWTQAKERGWVRSEGKEYVVQDGDVMLILFNV; encoded by the coding sequence ATGTTAGGAGTCGGCATCGTCGGTCTTCCCAACGTGGGCAAATCCACGTTATTCAACGCCATCACCAAGGCTGGAGCCTTGGCGGCCAACTACCCCTTCGCCACCATCGACAAAAACGTAGGGGTGGTCTCCCTTTCCGACCCCCGGCTCGAGGCCCTGCAACAGCTCTTCATCAAAGGGGAGCGGGTGCCTCCCATCGTTCCCACCCACGTCGAGTTCGTGGACATTGCGGGGTTAGTAAAGGGGGCGCACAAGGGGGAGGGGTTGGGAAACCAGTTCCTGGCCAACATTCGTGAGGTGGCGGCCATTGCCCATGTGGTGCGCTGTTTTGCCGACCCCAACGTGGTGCACGTGGCCGGGCAGGTCAACCCCCTAGACGACCTCGAGACCATCAACACCGAGCTGGCGCTGGCCGACCTTTCCACGCTGGAGAAGCGCCTGGACAAGCTGCGCAAGACCGCCCGGGTGGACAAGGACGACAAGGCGCTGCTCGAGGTCCTCGAGCCCCTTCTGGCCCACCTCTCCGCAGGGAAACCGGCCCGGACCTTCCAGGCCGCCGACCCTGAGCTTTTGCAAAAAGCTGCCCGGGAGATGAGCCTCCTCACCTACAAGCCGGTCATCTACGTGGCCAACGTGGCCGAGGAAGACCTCCCGGACGGTGCCCGTAACCCCTACGTGGCCCAGGTCAAGGAGTATGCCGCCCAAGAGAGCGCAGACGTAGTGGTGGTCTCGGCCAAGATCGAGGCCGAACTGGCCGAACTCTCCGAGGAGGAAGCCGCCGAGTACCTCAAAGCCTTGGGGCTCGAGGAGTCCGGCCTGAACCGCCTGGTGCGGGTGGCCTACCGCACCCTGGGGCTCATCACGTTTTTTACCGCCGGAGAAAAAGAGGTTCGCGCCTGGACGATTCGCCAAGGCACCAAAGCGCCGCAGGCAGCCGGGGAGATCCACTCGGACCTCGAGCGGGGTTTTATCCGGGCCGAGGTCATCGACTGGCGCCGGCTTGTCGAGGCCGGGGGCTGGACCCAGGCCAAGGAACGGGGCTGGGTGCGCAGCGAAGGCAAAGAGTACGTGGTCCAAGACGGCGATGTGATGCTGATTTTGTTCAACGTTTGA
- the leuS gene encoding leucine--tRNA ligase encodes MSDKYNPHELEPKWQKYWQEIGLLKATEGGEKKSYVLVMFPYPSGDLHMGHLKNYTMGDVLARWRTQQGYSVLHPFGWDAFGLPAENAALKYGVSPADWTYGNIRQSKESLALMGIQYDWSREVTTCTPEYYKWNQWIFLKMYERGLAYRKKSLVNWDPVEQSVLANEQVIDGRGWRSGALVEKRELEQWYLKITDYAERLLADLDKLPRWPEKVKAMQRAWIGKSTGAEFDFSVKGHDAKIRVFSTRPDTIFGATFMVLAPEHELVARITTPEQKEVVEAYVAAAKMKSEVERQREDREKSGVWTGAYAINPASGKEIPIWVADYVLAGYGTGAIMGVPGQDQRDWEFAEKFGLEIIRTVEPPAGWQGQAYTEDGPAINSGFLNGLSVEEAKQKIIEWMEEKGIGERKVNYRLRDWLISRQRYWGTPIPMIHCDRCGIVPVPYEQLPVVLPTLKDVEDIRPKGKSPLAAHPEFYEVDCPKCGGQARRDTDTMDTFFDSSWYFLRYADPHNAQLPFDPERANFWMPVDQYIGGVEHAILHLLYSRFFTKFLHDIGMVEVEEPFEGLFTQGMVQGWTDVGPVEVKGQEVRFLTSERRAKLDLPETLSLEEVRKSGAELRPHDDGSLHFWKPATMSKSLGNGVMVGPFVKEQGADIARITILFAAPPENEMIWTEEGVQGAWRYLNRVWRLVVENLTELKAQGDLHDPKALGAADKALYQKLHQTIKKVGEDIEALRFNTAVAALMELLNAMYDYRKENPVSPVFRLATLHYIQLLAPFAPHLAEELWHRFHDTSVFAARWPAVDEEALVAEAFELVVQVSGRVRGRVTVPAEASEDEIRRIAREIPNVQAHLEGKQVVKEIYVPGKLLNIVVR; translated from the coding sequence ATGAGCGACAAATACAACCCCCACGAACTCGAGCCCAAGTGGCAGAAGTACTGGCAGGAAATCGGGCTGCTCAAAGCAACCGAAGGCGGCGAGAAAAAGTCGTACGTCTTGGTGATGTTCCCCTATCCCTCGGGCGACTTGCACATGGGCCACCTCAAGAACTACACCATGGGCGACGTGCTGGCCCGATGGCGCACCCAGCAGGGCTACTCGGTCTTGCACCCCTTCGGCTGGGATGCCTTCGGCCTGCCCGCCGAGAACGCGGCCTTGAAGTACGGCGTGAGCCCCGCCGACTGGACCTATGGCAACATCCGGCAGTCGAAGGAGTCGCTGGCCCTCATGGGCATCCAGTACGACTGGAGCCGCGAGGTCACCACCTGCACCCCCGAGTACTACAAGTGGAACCAGTGGATCTTCCTCAAGATGTACGAGCGAGGCCTGGCCTACCGCAAGAAGAGCCTGGTCAACTGGGACCCGGTCGAGCAGAGCGTGCTGGCCAACGAGCAGGTCATCGACGGGCGCGGCTGGCGCAGCGGGGCCTTGGTCGAGAAGCGCGAGCTCGAGCAGTGGTACCTCAAGATCACCGACTACGCCGAGCGGCTCTTGGCCGACCTCGACAAGCTCCCGCGCTGGCCCGAGAAGGTCAAGGCCATGCAGCGGGCCTGGATCGGCAAGAGCACCGGGGCCGAGTTCGACTTCTCGGTCAAGGGCCACGACGCCAAGATCCGGGTCTTCTCCACCCGCCCCGACACCATCTTCGGGGCCACCTTCATGGTGCTGGCCCCCGAGCACGAACTGGTGGCCCGGATCACCACCCCCGAGCAGAAGGAGGTGGTGGAAGCCTACGTGGCCGCGGCCAAGATGAAGAGCGAGGTCGAGCGCCAGCGCGAGGACCGCGAGAAGAGCGGGGTGTGGACCGGGGCCTACGCCATCAACCCGGCGAGCGGCAAGGAAATTCCCATCTGGGTCGCCGACTACGTGCTCGCGGGCTACGGCACCGGGGCGATCATGGGGGTGCCGGGGCAGGACCAGCGCGACTGGGAGTTTGCCGAGAAGTTTGGGCTCGAGATCATCCGCACCGTCGAGCCCCCCGCCGGCTGGCAGGGCCAGGCCTACACCGAGGACGGCCCGGCCATCAACTCCGGCTTCCTCAACGGGCTCTCAGTCGAGGAAGCCAAGCAGAAGATCATCGAGTGGATGGAGGAGAAGGGCATCGGGGAGCGCAAGGTCAACTACCGCCTGCGCGACTGGCTCATCAGCCGCCAGCGTTACTGGGGCACCCCCATCCCCATGATCCACTGCGATCGCTGCGGCATCGTCCCGGTGCCCTACGAGCAGCTGCCGGTGGTGCTCCCCACGCTCAAGGACGTGGAGGACATAAGGCCTAAGGGCAAGAGCCCGCTGGCCGCCCACCCCGAGTTCTATGAGGTGGACTGCCCCAAGTGCGGCGGCCAGGCCCGGCGCGACACCGACACCATGGATACGTTTTTTGACTCGTCGTGGTACTTCCTGCGCTACGCCGACCCCCACAACGCGCAGCTGCCCTTCGACCCCGAGCGGGCCAACTTCTGGATGCCGGTAGACCAGTACATCGGCGGGGTGGAGCACGCCATCTTGCACCTGCTCTACTCGCGCTTTTTCACCAAGTTCCTGCACGACATCGGCATGGTGGAGGTCGAAGAACCCTTCGAGGGCCTCTTCACCCAGGGCATGGTGCAGGGCTGGACCGACGTGGGCCCGGTAGAGGTGAAGGGCCAGGAGGTCCGCTTCCTGACCTCCGAGCGCCGGGCCAAGCTGGACCTCCCCGAGACCCTCAGCCTGGAAGAGGTCAGGAAGAGCGGGGCCGAGCTGCGCCCCCACGACGACGGCAGCCTCCACTTCTGGAAGCCCGCCACCATGTCCAAGAGCCTGGGCAACGGGGTGATGGTGGGCCCCTTCGTGAAGGAGCAGGGCGCCGACATCGCCCGCATCACCATCCTCTTCGCCGCCCCACCCGAGAACGAGATGATCTGGACCGAGGAGGGCGTGCAGGGGGCTTGGCGCTACCTCAACCGGGTCTGGCGCTTGGTGGTCGAGAACCTGACCGAACTCAAGGCCCAGGGCGACCTCCATGACCCCAAGGCCCTGGGTGCCGCCGACAAAGCCCTCTACCAGAAGCTGCACCAGACCATCAAAAAGGTGGGCGAGGACATCGAGGCCCTGCGCTTCAACACCGCCGTGGCCGCCTTGATGGAGCTTTTGAACGCGATGTACGACTACCGCAAGGAAAACCCGGTCTCCCCGGTGTTTCGCCTGGCCACGCTCCACTACATCCAGCTCCTGGCTCCCTTCGCCCCTCACCTCGCCGAGGAGCTGTGGCACCGGTTCCACGACACCTCGGTTTTCGCGGCCCGCTGGCCCGCCGTGGACGAAGAGGCCCTGGTGGCCGAGGCCTTCGAGCTGGTGGTGCAGGTCTCGGGCAGGGTGCGCGGCAGGGTCACCGTCCCCGCCGAGGCCAGCGAGGACGAGATCCGGCGTATCGCCCGCGAGATTCCCAACGTGCAAGCCCACCTCGAGGGCAAACAGGTGGTGAAGGAGATCTACGTGCCGGGGAAGCTGCTGAACATCGTGGTGCGCTGA
- a CDS encoding MerR family transcriptional regulator: MSEPRSKPSTPYLSIGEFSRRSRLSLKALRLYDALGLLPPAYVDAPSGYRYYREDQLERARLIGLLRQLAMPLERIAAVLELEGVEARRAVRQYWEEVEADLKTKRALVRYLEGYLGGEGGSMPQIQTREVPPQNVATIQRKVNIKDLSRFIEEAFSELYGHITASGLEVRGAPLVIYHGQVNEDSDGPVEICVPFAGRLEPTGRIRVRLEPAHHEAFTRINKAQVNFPAILEAYDAVARWLKDQGKPMSGPAREVYFARWDALGPDDPACDVAFPYA, translated from the coding sequence GTGAGCGAGCCCCGCAGCAAACCCTCCACCCCCTACCTGAGCATTGGAGAGTTCTCCCGGCGCTCGCGGCTCTCCCTCAAGGCGCTGCGGCTGTACGACGCGCTGGGGTTGCTCCCGCCCGCCTACGTGGACGCGCCTTCGGGCTACCGCTACTACCGCGAAGACCAGCTCGAGCGGGCTCGGCTGATCGGCCTACTGAGGCAGCTCGCGATGCCGCTCGAACGCATCGCCGCGGTGCTCGAGCTGGAAGGGGTGGAGGCCAGGCGCGCGGTGAGGCAGTACTGGGAAGAGGTCGAAGCAGACCTGAAAACCAAGCGGGCGCTCGTTCGCTACCTCGAGGGCTACCTCGGCGGTGAAGGAGGAAGCATGCCGCAGATACAAACCCGAGAAGTGCCCCCACAGAACGTTGCGACGATCCAGAGGAAGGTGAATATCAAAGACCTCAGCCGTTTCATCGAGGAGGCGTTCAGCGAACTCTACGGCCACATCACCGCCTCCGGCCTCGAGGTGCGCGGCGCTCCGCTGGTCATCTACCATGGCCAGGTCAACGAAGACTCCGACGGTCCGGTGGAGATCTGCGTGCCCTTCGCGGGCCGCCTGGAGCCCACGGGGCGAATCCGGGTGCGGCTCGAGCCCGCCCATCATGAAGCCTTTACCCGCATCAACAAGGCCCAGGTCAACTTCCCCGCCATCCTGGAGGCTTACGACGCGGTGGCGAGATGGCTAAAAGACCAGGGCAAGCCGATGAGCGGTCCGGCCCGGGAGGTCTACTTTGCCCGCTGGGATGCCCTGGGCCCCGACGACCCGGCCTGCGACGTGGCTTTCCCCTACGCCTAG